In Deltaproteobacteria bacterium, one genomic interval encodes:
- the meaB gene encoding methylmalonyl Co-A mutase-associated GTPase MeaB, translated as MTSIAELVSGALSGSVRALAKLITLVENEMPGAVEALQQLYPRTGHAYIVGITGPPGSGKSTLTDKITKELRKKGYTVGIVAVDPTSPFTGGALLGDRLRMQDITNDEGVFVRSMATRGTLGGLSRATADTVKILDAFGKDFILIETVGVGQDEVDIAKTADTTLLISVPGLGDEIQALKAGIMEIGDIFVVNKSDREGADRLVTELSLMLNLNPAMGPWRPPIVKIVATLGEGILDLTEKIWKHRQFLQEGSGLLRKRNERAKQEILNLIEGEVSKYIHKMLKYDVTFDEVIEQVVARKKDPYSYAQKVTEPFARYYQIYQADKPKN; from the coding sequence ATGACCAGTATAGCGGAGTTAGTGAGCGGGGCCCTCTCCGGCTCTGTCCGGGCCTTGGCCAAGCTGATCACCCTGGTGGAAAACGAGATGCCCGGTGCAGTGGAAGCTTTGCAACAGTTATATCCCAGGACCGGCCATGCTTATATTGTGGGGATTACCGGCCCTCCGGGATCGGGGAAGAGCACGTTGACCGATAAGATCACCAAAGAACTGCGGAAAAAGGGTTATACCGTAGGAATCGTAGCCGTAGACCCCACGAGTCCTTTCACCGGGGGAGCTCTTTTGGGAGATCGGTTGCGCATGCAAGACATCACCAATGATGAAGGGGTCTTTGTCCGCTCGATGGCCACGCGGGGAACACTGGGAGGGCTTTCCAGGGCAACCGCCGATACCGTCAAAATCCTCGATGCCTTCGGAAAAGATTTTATCCTCATCGAGACCGTGGGGGTGGGGCAGGATGAAGTAGATATTGCCAAGACGGCAGACACCACCCTGCTCATTTCCGTACCCGGGCTTGGAGACGAGATTCAAGCTTTGAAAGCCGGGATCATGGAGATCGGAGATATTTTTGTGGTCAACAAATCCGACCGGGAGGGAGCAGATCGGTTAGTCACCGAATTGAGCCTGATGTTGAACTTAAACCCAGCGATGGGCCCCTGGAGGCCTCCGATTGTTAAAATCGTAGCCACCTTAGGTGAAGGAATACTGGATCTTACCGAAAAGATTTGGAAACATCGGCAATTTCTCCAAGAGGGCAGCGGGCTGTTAAGAAAAAGGAACGAACGGGCTAAGCAGGAAATTCTGAACCTAATTGAGGGGGAAGTCTCCAAATACATTCATAAAATGCTCAAGTACGATGTGACCTTCGACGAGGTAATCGAACAGGTGGTAGCCCGCAAAAAAGACCCCTATTCCTACGCCCAAAAGGTCACGGA